From Brassica rapa cultivar Chiifu-401-42 chromosome A06, CAAS_Brap_v3.01, whole genome shotgun sequence:
AAATGCCAAACTACGCGACAGAGAATTCAAACCTGCCATATGTAAGCGTCACCATCGCTTGAACCGCTCAAAATGTGTTCACCATCAGGACTAATCATTGTCTGCAGAGCAAAATTTTAATGATGAGTGAAATTGTGAAAAGAAGTTAGAAAGCAAATCAATTGTGGAAAAGTGATTATTACCCTAATGAAAAAAGAATCTATTCGGCAACCAGAGAAAGATTGTACAGGTCCTTTGTCAAGCTGCAGTATGTTGTATAGATAGATTCTGCAGCAGGTCATGGAAAAGTAGATTTGGTTAGAGTtggatattttttaaagaaatttctCATACTGCAGGGTAATCACTAAGTAAAGTTAGTGAGTGTGAACATATTGAAAATCAAACCTGTTGTCCTTGCATGATGCTGTAAGAAAGGTTCCACTTGAGTCTTGGGACAGGGATACTATACCATGTGCTCTCTTTTCCTGCAGCCaccaataagaaaataataaccaGGTTTCAGATTAACAGAGTATCCCTTTGAAACCATTCAGATATAACATAGTGATATTTTCTGAGTCTAGGAATAGGAAGCTTAGTTTACCTTAGTGTTTGTTGCGTCTGACTGTGGAGATGCTTGGGCAATGGGAACTTTCAGCTTTCTAGTATCCCAAAATTTCAAGGCGCTGAGAGAACGGTAGAAAAAGCAAAAGGATGTAAACAACATTACTATAAGCTCTGTAATAAAATTTACATGAACCTAATTAACGTTTGTGAAAGTACCTATCTGGTGCTCCAGCAGTGGCAATTGTGATCTCGTCCTTGAGATAAAGCACAGAGGTAATGCTTGATGAAGCAGCCTGAAAACATGAAGCCATTAGCCAAGAAGATAGAATAGTTAGATCACAAGAGAAGAGTCACAAGGAGCAAGAGTAAAAAACCTTGCGACGTCCAATTCGTTTTGAAAGAGGAGAGAGATGGGCTCCTTTAACCATGCCGGTAGAGCTGCATAAATCCCAGAACAACAATCAATAAgctttaaaggaaaaaaaaaagaagagaaagatcTTCACAGGAGAGAAGGACTTACTTGATGCAAAACTCCTCTTTGTGAGAGGTACTCTTACATCTTAAATCCCATAGCGCAAAACATCCATCTCTTGAACCAGAGACAAGAAGATCTGCAAACAGAAAGAGTTAAATCTATCTTCACTGAAAACACCAACTAGTAAATTTATAAAGGAACAAACCAGAGTTTGTAGGATGTGAACACATTGATTTCACAGTTCCTGTATGTCCTATAAGTACACCAGTACACTTATTCTCCTCAACATCCCATACTTTAATCTGCACCACCAACATCATATACGTCACCATGTTATCCTCAGTAAACTAGTCgcttaaaagaaaacaaatgagtCACAACTTACAGTTTGATCACCAGAAGCAGTCAGAAGACAACTATCATCCTGCAGTAAATTTTGAGATAAATTCACATCAAATCCACAAAAATAATCATTGAATCAAACATATAATACATAGTTCAAGCAAATGGCGCACCTTGATCCAAGAAACGTCAAAGACCGCATTATTATGAGCAGTCCAGTCACGAAACCTAGCATTATCTACACACACAAGATTCCATTTGAAACAAACACAACTCAGTATTGTATTAAAcctagaaagaaaaaaattaggaTTATCAACGGGAAGGAGGGAGATGATGTTGGAGTAATCTTAAAATAGCTTGGGAAACAAGCAATCCTATTCCTATCTTGTTATGGTTATCTATAAGGTTTAGGATTATCTTGAAGAGTTATTTACTAATAAGTTTAGGAGTTATCTATTGATATAAAAGGAGTTGCAGAATTGTTGCAACACTTAAGAGAAACATTGTGATTGTGAGCTTAGGGTTTTGAGTAATTTTCCCTAAGAGATTAATAAGAGAAGCTAATTCTTGTTAACGTGTTCTTGCAATCTATCGAGAGACTATATTGAAAGACTACattgtggtatcagagcttctaGGATACGATCACAGAAGCTATGGGCGACATTGTCACTACGAAAGTTAAGGAAGGGGGAGGATCCTCTTCCATAAAGTGTCCGATGCTAACTTCGACAAACTATACGGTGTGGGCAATGCGAGTTAAAGTGCTACTGAGGGTTCATAAAGTTTGGGAGGTCATAGAGAGTGAATCTGATAATGGAGAAAAGAACGACATGGCTACTGCTCTACTCTTCCAGTCTATACCCGAGGCACTCATTCTCCAGGTAGGAGAGCTTGACACAGCCAAGAAAGTATGGGATGCGATTAAATCAAGACACATGGGAGCAGACCGTGTACGCGAGGCAAGGCTACAAACATTAACCGCAGAATTTGAGAGAATGAAGATGAAAGACAGTGATACGATTGATGACTTTGTGGGAAAGCTATCGGAGATCTCATCTAAATCATCTGCTCTGGGAGAAGTTATTGAAGAAACAAAATTGGTGAAGAAGTTCTTATCCAGCTTACCACGACGCAAGTATATACATATTGTGGCATCATTAGAACAAGTCCTTGATCTTAAAACCACAAGCTTCGAGGATATAATTGGACGGTTAAAAGCTTATGAAGAGAGAGTtgctgaggaagaagatgaaacacagaaCAAACTCATGTACGCAGAGAATACTGAATCTCAACCTGCTTCAACCTACAGCAACAACTATAGAGGTAGAGGACGTGGTGGTCGATTTAATAACAGAGGACGAGGAAGGGGAAGGTACAACGATCGGTACAACGACCAGTACCAAAACCGGTACCAAAATACTTTCGACATGTCCAAAATCGAATGTTTTCGGTGTGACAAGATGGGTCACTTCGCGTCTGTATGTCCTGATCGTCTACTCAAGCTACAGATAGCCacagaaacaaaagagaaagatGATGCAACACAGGAAGCAGAGGAACTGATGATGCATGAGGTGGTATACCTTAACGAGAAAAACGTTAACCCACTTGACTTTGAAGCAAATTCAGAAAATGAAAGAGTATGGTATCTAGACAATGGGGCAAGCAATCATATGACTGGCGACCGGAGATACTTTAAGGAAATCGACGAGTCAATCACTGGCAAAGTAAGATTTGGAGACGACTCTCGCATCGACATCAAAGGAAAAGGGCCAATATTGTTCCTTACCAAGGAAGGAGGAAAGAAAATTCTTGCTGATGTCTATTATATACCAGACCTAAAAAGCAATATAATTAGCCTAGGTCAAGCTACAGAGTCCGGCTGTGACATCAGAATGAAGGATGATTACCTTACATTACAAGACAAAGATGGAAAATTGATCGTAAAAGCAAGACGATCTAAGAATCGGCTATATAAGGTAACTATTGACAGCAATGAGGAATGCCTACAGCTCTCAGTTCCAAGCGACTCCGCAAAGTGGCATGCACGGTTAGGTCACATAGGGAGAGAAACAATGCGACTAATGGCCAACAGAGAACTCGTGTGTGGACTACCTAAGATCGAGATTGATAAAGAAACATGCTCCTCTTGCTTACTTGGCAAACAAACAAGACAGATGTTTCCAAAGGCGACTGCATATCGAGCTGAGAGAACACTCGAACTTATACATGGAGACCTCTGCGGGCCTATAACACCATCCACACCCTCTCAAAACCGGTATATTTTTGTTCTCATCGATGACCATTCCAGATATATGTGGAGTATACTCCTGAAGGAAAAAGGAGAAGCATTCGACAAATTCAGAAAATTCAAGGCTGTAGTTGAGAAGGAAATAGGAAATGTGATCAAAACTCTTAGAACAGACAGAGGAGGTGAATTTGTGTCTAACGAGTTCAACATATTCTGCGAGTCTAATGGAATTACAAGACACCTAACAGCTCCCTACACCCCTCAACAAAACGGGGTAGTAGAAAGACGGAATCGAACTCTTCTTAACATGACTAGAAGTATGTTGAAACATATGGAGCTACCAAACTACCTCTGGTGCGAGGCAGTGAGACATGCGACTTACCTCATAAACAGAGCTGCAACCCGAGTCATCAAGACAACACCCTACGAGCTGTTCAAAGGCAGGAAACCAAACATAGAGCACCTGCGGATTTTTGGATGTATTGGATATGCTAAAGTAGACTCACAACATCTCAAGAAACTCGACAACAGGTCTCGACAGCTCGTACATCTCGGAACCGAGCCAGGATCTAAGGCCTATAGGTTACTTGATCCAACGACAAAAAGAATGGTGGTAAGTAGAGATGTGATATTTGATGAAACCAAGAGCTGGGACTGGAAGAATCGTAATGAAAAGGGAGAGACAGGAGCGTTCCGCATTGGTATCAGTCAGTTTGGGAATCACGGAGTTGATGACGACACCACTGACGTCGACAACGAAGAAGAAGCAACAGAAACCCAAACTACAGGTACAATAAaccaaggagaagaagatgaggatcACGATGATGATCATGATGAACCAGAACTAAGGAGATCCACTAGAGAAAGAAAGTTGCCTGGCTACCTTGATGATTACATCCTTCTGGCAGAGCTAGAAGGAGAGCGGTTATTGCTGAGCATAAATGATGAACCATGGAGCTTCGAAGAAGCTAAAGAAAAGAAAGTATGGAGAGATGCTTGCGAAGACGAGATCAAATCAATagtcaaaaacaaaacatgGGACTTAGTTGAACTACCTGTTGGAGCAAAGGCAATAGGGCTAAAATGGATCTTTAAGATCAAACGAAACGCTGACGGAAGCATCAACAAATTCAAAGCAAGACTAGTAGCAAAGGGCTACATACAGAGACATGGTGTCGACTTTGATGAGGTTTTTGCGCCCGTGGCACGTATTGAAACTGTCCGGTTCTTACTTGCATTAGCAGCATCACAAGGTTGGCAAGTTCATCACTTGGACGTCAAGACTGCATTCTTACACGGAGACCTTAAAGAAGAAGTGTACGTCTCCCAGCCAGAAGGATTCGTGGTTAAAGGACAGGAAGGAAAAGTATACAGACTTAAAAAGGCACTCTACGGTCTACGTCAGGCTCCAAGAGCATGGAACGAAAAATTAAACAGAGTTTTGGGGGAGCTGAAATTCGTGAAGTGTGCAAAAGAACCAGCAGTTTATCGACGCCAAGAGAAAGAACATCTATTGCTTGTTGCAGTGTATGTTGATGACCTTCTTGTGACTGGTACAAGTCGTGTGATGATCGAAGAGTTTAAGAAAGGAATGTCTGAAAGGTTTGAAATGAGTGATTTGGGTAAATTAACATACTATCTGGGCATTGAGGTTGATCAACACAATGAAGGCATCACGCTGAAGCAGGAAAGATACGCCAAGAAGATACTAGAGGAATGTGGAATGCGTGACTGCAACACAGTTCACGTACCTATGGATCCAAGCTTAAAGATGTCCAAAGCACTAGATGAGCAAAGCGTGAACGAGAAAGAGTACAGAAGAAGCATCGGGTGTCTCAGATATTTACTTCATACTCGACCTGACTTATCTTTTTCGGTTGGAGTGATGAGTAGGTATATGCAGGACCCGAAGACGTCACACGCCGCAGCCATAAAGCAAATCTTGCGCTACTTACAGGGAACACTTGGTTTTGGATTAGTGTTCAAACGGGGAACAAAAGCAAAGCTAATAGGTTATAGTGACGCAAGTCACAATGTGGACGAGGACGACGGCAGAAGCACAACAGGTCATGTCTTTTACTTCTTAGATTCACCCATAACCTGGTGTTCTCAGAAACAAGAGACAGTTGCTCTCTCATCCTGTGAAGCAGAATTTATGGCAGCGACCGAGGCAGCAAAGCAGGCAATTTGGCTTCAAGAATTACTTAGTGAGATCATGGGAAAGGAGTGTGAGAAAGTAGTGGTTCTGATTGATAACAAGTCTGCAATAGCCTTAACCAAGAACCCAGTCTTCCATGGACGCAGCAAACATATTCATCGTCGCTATCATTTTATAAGGGAGTGTGTTGACAACAATTTGATTGAAGTTCAACATGTACCAGGAAGCATTCAGAAAGCAGACATTCTAACCAAAGGACTTGGAAGAATACGATACAAAGAAATGAGAAGTTTGATTGGAGTTGAAGATGTGTCCCAAAGCTATTTTAAGCTTAAAGGGGACAATGTTGGAGTAATCTTAAAATAGCTTGGGAAACAAGCAATCCTATTCCTATCTTGTTATGGTTATCTATAAGGTTTAGGATTATCTTGAAGAGTTATTTACTAATAAGTTTAGGAGTTATCTATTGATATAAAAGGAGTTGCAGAATTGTTGCAACACTTAAGAGAAACATTGTGATTGTGAGCTTAGGGTTTTGAGTAATTTTCCCTAAGAGATTAATAAGAGAAGCTAATTCTTGTTAACGTGTTCTTGCAATCTATCGAGAGACTATATTGAAAGACTACAGATGAGACCTGTGTTCTCTTGGTGAGTCGCAGAAGAGGCAAACTTGTGATTCGAATTAAACAAGCTCACATGTCCATCTTCATCTGACACCGCGAATACTTGTGAGTTCCTGCTACTCTATACGATTCAACAAACAAATAACCGTTAAATTGGATCTGAAATTGGATCTAGTGTTGAGAGAATCACACCATACCTTACAGAAGGAGACGGCCAACGGAGGAGTTCGATAGCCGTCGTGTTCCACAGCAACGCCGGCGATTTCTCTGCAAACCAGCTCGGAATCTGCGAAGAACGGTCGCTTCCTTACTGAAACCAATTCGAAAAATGATTAATCAACACAATCGGGAGAAGCTGAAACTCTTAAAGCTCGTCAGATCTAAAACCGCGCGTGGAGGTTTATTACCTCGGAATCCGTTGAGCTCTCTTAGTCCGATGTCGACGAAGACGGATCTAGATCTGGAGTTTTCCATCGGAGATGTTTCTCTTGCAAATGGAATTGAAGAAGCGGCGGAGAAATGGGGTGATGAAGATTTTGTTGGTGCCGGGGGAAGGAAGAAATGGGTTGGGTTATAGATGAGGAACAACGGCGGGATTAGTCATTTTGTTTTAGGCGGTGTTGGTTTCGCTTCCACGCgggaaaatgaaaattttctccAAATGCTCGAAATTGTTTTTGCTTTGACTTTCTTAAGAGAAATATGGAAAGTGCGTTAATTTTGGTATTCAAAGCCCATTAGTCCCTAATATGTTGGCCCATTTGGAACGGAGATTAGGGCTCTAAAACGGCGACGCTAAACAAACTTTAGGTTTCTTCATTATTGAGTTTTTACAAATCTCtcctaaataaaaaataaatataaatataaaaagtataagtaaagtataaaataaaataaaatctcttAACAACCACTTGTGAATCATGCTATCACGCATCATTTGCTAGAGAAAAGTGTACTTAATTTCAAACCACAAATATGtatgtatttgaaaataaaatctttTACCAATGTCAAGATTGAAACCGTAACTTCTGTCATATGAGTTCGATTCGTGTTGGGAGAAACTATTTACAATGTTTGGATTTCCGGTAATAAGGTAAAAACACCTTtttgttttaccaaaaaaaaaattagaggtGAACCTGAATTTTAAACAGATCAACCAACTTTGTGTTGTGTTATGATATCCAAATCTAACTCgaataaattcaaatataattttaagaatATCCGAATGATACTAAATTTCATGTTCTCGAGAACATAACCGATTAAACACCCACACACCTATGTTTAGtcccaaaatatgaaaataaaattatcttgATAAAATGTGAAGAGATATActcataaatttattaaattctcaTGAAACATAAACATGTTAAAACTAACAAATATAAgttttataaacataaaaaatgttatttaaaattcaaaaataaaggaacatttttaatatttcaaaagcAAATTTATTCATAATCAATTTTATCTTTGTTTTGCATTGTCGTATAGACAATCTCTCACTCCCTCTCTCATTAATTCTTTGATAATATCAAGAATTTTAGATCAATACATATTCTTGGATCCACTTTTGCCTCAAACATAGCATGATCCCTACTCGAACTGCCCAAGCTATCATTTATCGCAACTCTTTTGTCATTTTTATGTGAAGCAGAATGATCTGTGtggttatttttaaatttagtaaaacaacGCACTTCCCGTGTTTGTTCTTCCCATCCATTCGCGGCAGTTTAACATCTACACGTCTAGTTAATTGTGCATTCCCCTGATAGAGCCACTCAGAAGCCGTGCGAGTGTGGCAAATTAAGCGGTTCTACTATTTCTCTGATACCATGTggtgtatatataaataaagtttAGCTCATGAGTGTGGAAATAAGTTGTACAGAAAAAATATTCTCTAATCTAATGGCTTATATATGCATACCCATCTTTTGTTTTATCATCTTACTTTACTTCTTATGTGACCTTTGTATTCTGTAAATATTGTAATCTATAAAGTGGCATTCCTATGTGTTAAGCAGACGGACCAGTGGTGTGGGAATTTTTTAGTCTGAAGGGTATTTGGGCCTAGGTTTAGTGACTAATTTGACTccgtattatgttttttttaatcaaaatttgaCTCCGTATTTTTTAATGAGAGCTAGAACATAATGACAACTTAATTCCAGGCAGGCAAGAGTCGAATCCATGATCGGGTTTACACCTTGCcacaagttctttttttttaccacCAAAGCATGGTTGACTAATTGTATAGTCAAAATATATTAAGGCATTCGAAGCAAATTGAAtgtatataagtttttttttttttttttcaagtatataagttttttttatattttatgtaactgtgtttataaaattatagataTAAATAGGGTGACTTATAAAGTACAAGGTAAATGATCTTCAAAGTTTATAGTAGAAGCTAGTGACAATGTCCTGACAACTATTTAAAACTCGTTCACTAATATATGCTTGAGAATATTATCGTTTTACATTACTGCTTCGTATAAAAACCGTCTCCAATTCTGAAGGAGTCACCACAAAGTACTCTATACCGACATTGCTCCGACACTTCAACTCTGGTCTGCGTTTCCTTGGCGCAGGGGGACATATCAGTTTCTCAGAGAGCTTCGCTTCTTTC
This genomic window contains:
- the LOC103875199 gene encoding denticleless protein homolog yields the protein MENSRSRSVFVDIGLRELNGFRVRKRPFFADSELVCREIAGVAVEHDGYRTPPLAVSFCKSSRNSQVFAVSDEDGHVSLFNSNHKFASSATHQENTDNARFRDWTAHNNAVFDVSWIKDDSCLLTASGDQTIKVWDVEENKCTGVLIGHTGTVKSMCSHPTNSDLLVSGSRDGCFALWDLRCKSTSHKEEFCINSTGMVKGAHLSPLSKRIGRRKAASSSITSVLYLKDEITIATAGAPDSALKFWDTRKLKVPIAQASPQSDATNTKEKRAHGIVSLSQDSSGTFLTASCKDNRIYLYNILQLDKGPVQSFSGCRIDSFFIRTMISPDGEHILSGSSDGDAYIWQVNKPHVDPTVLKGHDKEVTAVDWSSSEIGKVVTASDDFTVRLWNIETSRCSNANLTASESRVKRRVTSLSNTEAKERLETNKEPESPQKHLSDNQSMPNIRTPEAQTKKTSLSSSSTLSLSSLEEDKVCENTPETAVNSPSSVLNPPSSAKRRTIRDYFLVTP